The window GTCTGGAAATCAATCCGTTCCTGGCCTGGTATTCCAAATTAAAAATTAAATTGGCTGGTTGCGGGGGAAGAGCTTTCATAAAGCGCGCGAATTATTGGCAGGAAGATTTTTCGCGGTATGACGTGGTGGTTTTGTTCGGTGTTTTCTATATCATGGAAAAATTGGAGAAGAAATTATTGAGCGAATTGAAGCCGGGCGCCGTTGTCATCTGTAATCACTTTTTTTCCCCACCTGGACGCCGATCAAGCAGGAAGGCGATATCTATGTTTATCAGCAGCGCTGATTGACGAAAAAATTAATTTGTGGTATAACGGCTGGAACACTTAATTAAGGAGGTAAAAGTGAAAGCGGCCTATTTGCATATCTTAGCCACGAGAATCGATGGCGATTGGGTTCGCCATGTATTAGACAAAGGATTTGATCTGGTTTTTTACGTCGATTATCTGGAAAGCGATAAGGGTCCGCAGACTTCGACTTGGGCGCTGCAGAGAACGGAGCAGCCTTGCACTTTGAAAGGAAAAAGCATTGTCGATTGGTTGACGATGCGTCTGGAGCAAAAAGTCCCTAATAAAAAAAGCTATTTCTGGTTCATCAGCTTGCCGAGCCGAAAAGATTATAGCTCAGAGATTAGAAATTATTTGGTGGGCGGCGGAGTGGACGTGATTGACGTCGATATCCGCCAAGTTAAGAATACCGCCGATATCGATGCGGTTTTGGCCAAGCAATAAGTCGAGCTACTGCGGTTTTCCCAACACCGCAGTTTTTTATTCTATGATATAATTAGTTTGAGATTAAATGATAAATTATGCGTTATGATGTGGCGGTAATCGGCGGAGGCCCGGGAGGAATGATGGCGGCCGGCAGAGCGGGCGAATTGGGCGCCCGCGTGGTTTTGTTGGAAAAAAATAAGCGTTTGGGCGCGAAATTATTAATTACCGGCAAAGGCCGCTGCAATATTACCAACCAAACCGACTCGGAGCGGGAAATGATCGAGGCTTTTGGCAAGAATGGAAAATTTCTTTATCCGGCTCTGAAAAAATTCGGCGTAGCTGACGTCATTGATTTTTTTGCTAAACAAGGAGTCAAGACCAAAGTTGAGCGCGGCAATCGGGTTTTCCCAACGAGCGATAGTTCGCGCGATGTTTTGGACGCGCTGGTAGATTATTTAAACAAAGCAAAAGTGGAAATCAGATATAATTCGGCCGTTAAGGAAATTGCCGTTAAAGACAAGCGGATCGAAAAAGTCGTTTTGTTCGGCGGGCGTGTTATTGTCGCTGACAAATATATTTTGGCCACTGGCGGCAAATCTTATTCAGCCACCGGCTCGACCGGAGACGGTTATGCCTGGCTTGCCAAAATGGGCCACACGATCACGAAATTATCGCCGGCGCTCGTGCCGATAATCGTTAAAGAAAAAATCGTTAAAGAATTGGAAGGTTTGAGTTTAAAGAATGTAGAGATCGGTTTGTATAAAAACAGCAAAAAGATCGATTCCCGGTTCGGCGAAGCTATTTTTACGGCCGACGGGATGAGCGGCCCGATAATTATCGATCTGAGCGGAGCCATCGGCGAGTATTTGCCCGGACAGCTTAAATTGGCCATTGATTTTAAACCAGCCCTGGATTACCCAACGCTCGATCAGCGCTTGCAAAAAGATTTCGCTGCGGCGCCCAATAAAATGTTTAAAAATTATCTTGATGAGCTGCTGCCGCAAAAATTAATCCCAGTGATTATTAAACTTTCCGGCATTGATCCGGCCAAGAAAGTAAATTCGGTTACTCGCGAAGAGCGAAAAAGATTATTGCATCTTTTAAAAGAATTTTTTTTGACGATCGGGGGCTTGGCTGGTTTTGATCAGGCGATCATTACTTCGGGCGGAGTGGCGTTAAACGAAGTTGATCCCCGAACAATGCGTTCGAAAATTATCGATAATCTGTTTTTAGCCGGAGAAATTTTGGATCTCTCTGGCCCGACCGGCGGCTTCAATCTGCAGGCCTGCTGGAGCACGGGTTACGTCGCCGGCGAAGGCGTGATAAATACGTAGGAACGCAAAATATTGCGTTCCCACGGCAGCCGAACTAAAAATAGCCACCACGTGATGACTATTTTTTGGTATAAATCAAAATCTATATCTGCCGCGCTTAAGCCGTTTCCGGCTCGGCGCGCGCCAATAGATTTTGCGTTTGAAAGATAATTCGCCTTTAGCGCGCCTGAACTTTCCTTTACGAAAGCGATAAATGATCGGCCGGCTATTGGATATTTCCATGTGAGCGATATCGCCATCGGAAATATTTTCCAGATGTTTGATGATCGCCCGCAGAGTATTGCCATGAGCGGAGATGATGACATTGTTTTTCTTGGCGAGCCAAGGCGTTATTTCCCGGTGCAGATAGGGGATCACTTGCTGATAAACATCTTCCAGACTGTCGCCGCCCGGCGGCCGGCCGGTAAAGCTGCGCCGCCATTCCAAAACTTTTTTTTCGCCATATTTTTTTCTGGCTTGCGCTTTGTCCATTCCTTGCAGGCGGCCATAATACCGCTCATTCAGAATCGGCGTCGAATAGATGGGGATTTCCTTGCCGGTTAATCTGGTAGCGTAGCGATCGTGGTCGCCGTCTTTTTCTCCTCGGTGCAAAAAAATTCCGGTCCGATCCTGGCTGGATAAAATAATCAGCAGCGTTTCCTGCGCCCGAGAAAGTTCGGAAGTGAAAGCAACGTCGATTTTCAGCTGCCTCAATTCTCTGGCGTTCAAAACCGCTTCTTTGACGCCCAAACGGCTCAAGGGCACGTCTACCCAGCCGGTGAATTTGTTGGATAAATTCCAGCGCGATTGGCCGTGGCGGATCAAGATCAAATAGCTCATAGAAAATAATTAATAGTTCTTTGTCTTTATTTTATAACTTTTTTCCGATTTGGGTAAGAGCGGTTTGATAAGTTCACGCTTTCCTGATAATATAGATAATCCGAATCTACAAAATACCCGAACGCCCCAAAAACTACAAATCGAAAATGTGTTCGTAAAAAAGTTCGTAGTATTCGGATATTTCGTAGGTTCGGATTATATTTTAATTTATCTTTAATAATGGATAACACTCAAGAAGGAATTGAATACCCCGTAATTATCAACAAATATCTGGCCTTGAAAAATATTTCCAGCCGCAAAGAAGCGGACCGGCTGCTTAAGGCTGGCAAAATCACGGTCAATGGCAAACCGGGGGAGCCGGGGCAGATGATTAAGGCCGGCGATAAAGTTGAAGTTGATCTGGGCCGGAAGAGTTTGGTTTATTTGGCTTTCAATAAACCGCGCGGGATTATCACCCATAGTCCGCAAGGGGAAGAAAAAAGTATTGCGGATATTTTGCGCTTTCATCTTCCGGTTTTCCCTATCGGCCGTTTGGATAAAATGTCATCCGGCTTGATAATTCTGACTAACGATGGGCGGATTACCGACAAATTATTAAATCCGGATTTTGCCCATGAACGGGAATATGAAGTTGACGTTGATCGTCCGCTCACCCCGGAATTTTTGCATAAAATGGCGCAAGGCGTCGAGCTTGATGACGGCTATCTTACTAAAAAATGCCGCGCCAAAAAGATCCGCGACAAGACTTTTTTGATAATTTTGACTGAAGGCAAAAAACATCAGATCCGCCGGATGTGCGAAGTTCTGGGACAAAAAGTCGTTGATCTGCATCGTTTAAGAATTATGAATATCGGTTTGAATGGCTTGCCGGCGGGAAAGTATCGGCAGATCGTTGGTCTGGAATTAAAAGAATTTCTTAATGTTTTGGGATTAAATTAAGCTTGGTCTTTACAAAAAATAAAAGATGTGCTTTAATAATGTAAACCAATACACATTAAATGTAAATCAATACACATTAGCAGAAGGGGATTAACATGGCTGCGAAAATGATTGAAACTTTGCCTGAGGTATCAATTTGCGTCGATTGCGATGACCCTGAAAGAAAGGCCCTGTTGAAACAAGTGATCATTGATGGCGGATTGGTGAAAACCGTTTTTGCCGATAACAGCCATTTCACAACCGATCTAATCATTGTTGACCAGATTAGCAAAGCGTTCGAGGCCAGAGAATTTATCAACCAAACATTTATTTACATTCCGGCTGATGAAAAAATCAAGTATGCTTTGCCGGCCAATGTCTGGGTGCTCACAATAGATAAGCTTCTCGACAGTCTTAAAACGGCTCATTTTATCGCGGCATTGAGCGAACAAAAAAAGTGTCGCGAAGGCTTGCGGCAATAAAAAGACATACGATAAAAAAGAAAAAAGGCGTTTGGCTAAAACCAGGCGTTTTTTAATTATGATAAATAACCGATAAATTAAAATCCCTTTTTGCGCCACCTTTTTTAGTTAAGCGTTCTGTGCTAAGATAACATCACGATAATAAGCCTTTAAATAAAAATATGTACAAGAAAAAAAAGATCGCCCTGAAAAAACATCGCAAAAAACAGGGGAAAAAAGTCGGCAATTTGCGGTATTAATTCATCAGCGAAAAATTTGAACCATCTTTGATGAATAATAATTTGTCAGCCGCTGTT is drawn from Patescibacteria group bacterium and contains these coding sequences:
- a CDS encoding class I SAM-dependent methyltransferase yields the protein MFFYLYLIFAALLAIALIIFIITFGVPIFTGAPFAVSSRHKIKKMMPLIKEAAAGRENLTAVDLGSGDGRIVITLAQNGFIAHGLEINPFLAWYSKLKIKLAGCGGRAFIKRANYWQEDFSRYDVVVLFGVFYIMEKLEKKLLSELKPGAVVICNHFFSPPGRRSSRKAISMFISSAD
- a CDS encoding NAD(P)/FAD-dependent oxidoreductase, giving the protein MRYDVAVIGGGPGGMMAAGRAGELGARVVLLEKNKRLGAKLLITGKGRCNITNQTDSEREMIEAFGKNGKFLYPALKKFGVADVIDFFAKQGVKTKVERGNRVFPTSDSSRDVLDALVDYLNKAKVEIRYNSAVKEIAVKDKRIEKVVLFGGRVIVADKYILATGGKSYSATGSTGDGYAWLAKMGHTITKLSPALVPIIVKEKIVKELEGLSLKNVEIGLYKNSKKIDSRFGEAIFTADGMSGPIIIDLSGAIGEYLPGQLKLAIDFKPALDYPTLDQRLQKDFAAAPNKMFKNYLDELLPQKLIPVIIKLSGIDPAKKVNSVTREERKRLLHLLKEFFLTIGGLAGFDQAIITSGGVALNEVDPRTMRSKIIDNLFLAGEILDLSGPTGGFNLQACWSTGYVAGEGVINT
- a CDS encoding pseudouridine synthase, whose amino-acid sequence is MDNTQEGIEYPVIINKYLALKNISSRKEADRLLKAGKITVNGKPGEPGQMIKAGDKVEVDLGRKSLVYLAFNKPRGIITHSPQGEEKSIADILRFHLPVFPIGRLDKMSSGLIILTNDGRITDKLLNPDFAHEREYEVDVDRPLTPEFLHKMAQGVELDDGYLTKKCRAKKIRDKTFLIILTEGKKHQIRRMCEVLGQKVVDLHRLRIMNIGLNGLPAGKYRQIVGLELKEFLNVLGLN
- a CDS encoding histidine phosphatase family protein produces the protein MSYLILIRHGQSRWNLSNKFTGWVDVPLSRLGVKEAVLNARELRQLKIDVAFTSELSRAQETLLIILSSQDRTGIFLHRGEKDGDHDRYATRLTGKEIPIYSTPILNERYYGRLQGMDKAQARKKYGEKKVLEWRRSFTGRPPGGDSLEDVYQQVIPYLHREITPWLAKKNNVIISAHGNTLRAIIKHLENISDGDIAHMEISNSRPIIYRFRKGKFRRAKGELSFKRKIYWRAPSRKRLKRGRYRF